Proteins from one Pseudomonas grandcourensis genomic window:
- the ettA gene encoding energy-dependent translational throttle protein EttA, which translates to MAQYVFTMHRLGKVVPPKREILKNISLSFFPGAKIGVLGLNGSGKSTLLKIMAGVDTEFEGEARPMPELNIGYLPQEPILDPTKTVREVVEEAVSVIKNAQARLDEVYAAYAEEDADFDKLAAEQAKLEAILQASDGHNLDRQLEVAADALRLPAWDAKVEFLSGGEKRRVALCRLLLSAPDMLLLDEPTNHLDADSVAWLEHFLHDFPGTVVAITHDRYFLDNVAGWILELDRGAGIPYEGNYSGWLEAKSDRLAAESKQQSAHEKAMKEELEWVRKGAKARQSKSKARLQRFEEMQSQEFQKRSETNEIYIPAGPRLGDKVIEFKNVTKGYGDRVLIDNLSFSMPKGAIVGVIGGNGAGKSTLFRMLMGKETPDSGSIEVGETVQLACVDQSREDLDGSKTVFQQISDGSDQIRIGNYEIPSRTYVGRFNFKGGDQQKFVKDLSGGERGRLHLALTLKEGGNVLLLDEPSNDLDVETLRSLEEALLDFPGAAIVISHDRWFLDRVATHILAYEDDSQAVFFEGNYTEYEADRRKRLGEAAAQPHRVRHKKLA; encoded by the coding sequence ATGGCTCAATACGTATTCACCATGCATCGGCTGGGCAAAGTTGTTCCGCCGAAGCGGGAAATCCTGAAAAACATTTCTCTGTCGTTCTTCCCCGGCGCCAAGATCGGCGTACTCGGCCTCAACGGTTCGGGTAAGTCCACGCTGCTGAAAATCATGGCAGGCGTCGACACCGAGTTCGAGGGCGAAGCCCGTCCGATGCCGGAGCTGAACATCGGTTATCTGCCGCAAGAGCCGATCCTGGACCCGACCAAAACCGTGCGTGAAGTGGTTGAGGAAGCGGTCAGCGTGATCAAGAACGCCCAGGCTCGCCTGGATGAGGTCTACGCGGCTTACGCTGAAGAAGACGCCGACTTCGACAAACTGGCGGCCGAACAGGCCAAGCTCGAAGCGATCCTGCAAGCCAGTGACGGTCACAACCTCGATCGTCAACTGGAAGTCGCCGCCGACGCGCTGCGTCTGCCGGCCTGGGACGCCAAGGTCGAATTCCTCTCCGGTGGTGAGAAGCGTCGTGTGGCCCTGTGCCGCCTGTTGCTGTCCGCCCCGGACATGCTGCTGCTCGACGAACCGACCAACCACCTGGACGCCGATTCCGTTGCGTGGCTTGAGCACTTCCTGCACGACTTCCCGGGCACCGTGGTCGCGATCACGCACGACCGTTACTTCCTGGACAACGTTGCCGGCTGGATCCTGGAACTCGACCGCGGCGCGGGCATTCCTTACGAGGGCAACTATTCGGGTTGGCTGGAAGCCAAGTCCGACCGTCTGGCTGCCGAATCCAAGCAGCAGTCGGCCCACGAAAAAGCCATGAAGGAAGAACTGGAGTGGGTGCGCAAAGGCGCCAAGGCCCGCCAGTCGAAATCCAAGGCTCGTCTGCAACGCTTCGAAGAAATGCAGTCGCAGGAATTCCAGAAGCGCAGCGAAACCAACGAGATCTACATCCCGGCCGGTCCGCGCCTGGGCGACAAGGTCATCGAGTTCAAGAACGTCACCAAGGGCTATGGCGACCGCGTGCTGATCGACAACCTGTCGTTCTCCATGCCTAAAGGCGCCATCGTCGGCGTGATCGGCGGTAACGGTGCCGGTAAGTCGACCCTGTTCCGCATGCTGATGGGCAAGGAAACGCCGGATTCGGGCAGCATCGAAGTCGGTGAAACCGTGCAGCTTGCTTGTGTGGACCAGAGCCGCGAAGACCTGGACGGCAGCAAGACCGTGTTCCAGCAGATCTCCGACGGTTCCGACCAGATCCGCATCGGCAACTACGAGATCCCGTCGCGTACCTACGTCGGTCGCTTCAACTTCAAGGGCGGCGATCAGCAGAAGTTCGTCAAGGACCTGTCCGGTGGTGAGCGCGGTCGCTTGCACCTGGCCCTGACCCTGAAGGAGGGCGGTAACGTCCTGCTGCTCGACGAACCGTCCAACGACCTCGACGTTGAAACCCTGCGTTCCCTGGAAGAAGCCCTGCTGGACTTCCCGGGCGCCGCCATTGTGATCTCCCACGACCGGTGGTTCCTTGACCGCGTCGCGACTCACATCCTGGCGTACGAAGACGACTCGCAAGCGGTGTTCTTCGAAGGTAACTACACCGAGTACGAAGCCGACCGTAGAAAGCGCCTCGGCGAAGCGGCTGCACAGCCGCATCGCGTACGGCACAAGAAACTGGCCTGA
- a CDS encoding AAA family ATPase, with amino-acid sequence MPDPVAASLRLAPEALTRPFSAEQFSFSTTNDLEPFRGVLGQERAVEALQFGVAMPRPGYNVFVMGEPGTGRFSFVKRYLKAEGKRLQTPADWVYVNNFDEPREPRALELPSGTAGNFIGDINGLIDNLLATFPAVFEHPSYQQKKSAIDRAFNQRYDKALDIIERLALEKDVALYRDASNIAFTPMGDGKALDEAEFAQLPEAERERFHEDISVLEERLNEELASLPQWKRESSNQLRHLNEETITLALQPLLSPLSEKYAENAAVCGYLQAMQVYLLKTVVEQLVDDSKTDAVARKLLEEQYAPSLVVGHSASGGAPVVFEPHPTYENLFGRIEYSTDQGALYTTYRQLRPGALHRANGGFLILEADKMLSEPFVWDALKRALQSRKLKMESPLGEMGRFATVTLSPQHIPLQVKVVIIGARQLYYTLQDLDPDFQEMFRVLVDFDEDIPMVDESLEQFAQLLKTRTSEEGMAPLTADAVARLATYSARLAEHQGRLSARIGDLFQLVSEADFIRHLAGDEMTDAGHIERALKAKATRTGRVSARILDDMLAGIILIDTAGAAVGKCNGLTVLEVGDSAFGIPARISATVYPGGSGIVDIEREVNLGQPIHSKGVMILTGYLGSRYAQEFPLAISASIALEQSYGYVDGDSASLGEACTLISALSKTPLKQCFAITGSINQFGEVQAVGGVNEKIEGFFRLCEARGLTGEQGAIIPHANVATLMLDEKVLTAVRAGQFHVYAVRQADEALSLLVGEPAGEPDENGEFPEGSVNARVVERLRVIAEMISEDDLKEAEKELAQEALAETKPA; translated from the coding sequence ATGCCTGATCCTGTTGCTGCCAGCTTGCGTCTAGCGCCCGAAGCGCTGACCCGTCCGTTTTCCGCTGAACAGTTCAGCTTCTCTACCACCAATGATCTGGAGCCCTTTCGCGGTGTGCTTGGCCAGGAACGTGCGGTCGAAGCCTTGCAGTTCGGTGTGGCCATGCCACGCCCCGGTTACAACGTATTCGTCATGGGCGAGCCCGGCACTGGCCGGTTCTCGTTCGTCAAACGCTACCTCAAGGCCGAAGGCAAGCGCCTGCAGACCCCGGCGGACTGGGTCTACGTCAACAATTTCGATGAGCCTCGCGAACCACGTGCCCTGGAATTGCCGTCGGGCACTGCCGGTAATTTCATTGGTGATATCAACGGTTTGATCGACAACCTGCTGGCGACCTTTCCGGCAGTCTTCGAGCATCCGTCCTACCAGCAAAAGAAAAGCGCCATCGACCGCGCCTTCAATCAGCGCTACGACAAGGCCCTGGACATCATCGAACGTCTGGCCCTGGAAAAGGACGTCGCGCTGTACCGCGACGCCAGCAATATCGCCTTCACCCCAATGGGCGACGGCAAGGCGTTGGACGAAGCTGAGTTCGCACAATTGCCGGAAGCCGAGCGCGAGCGCTTCCACGAGGATATTTCCGTGCTGGAGGAGCGCCTGAACGAAGAGCTCGCCAGCCTGCCGCAATGGAAGCGCGAGTCGAGCAACCAGCTGCGTCATCTGAACGAAGAAACCATCACCCTGGCCTTGCAGCCATTGTTGTCGCCGTTGTCGGAGAAGTACGCCGAGAACGCCGCGGTCTGCGGTTATCTGCAAGCCATGCAGGTGTACTTGCTCAAGACCGTGGTCGAGCAACTGGTGGACGACAGCAAGACCGACGCTGTCGCCCGCAAGTTGCTGGAAGAACAGTACGCGCCGAGCCTGGTGGTCGGTCATTCGGCCAGCGGCGGTGCGCCGGTGGTGTTCGAGCCGCACCCGACCTACGAAAACCTCTTTGGTCGCATCGAATACAGCACCGATCAGGGCGCGCTCTATACGACGTATCGGCAACTGCGGCCGGGTGCGCTGCACCGCGCCAACGGTGGTTTCCTTATCCTCGAAGCGGACAAAATGCTCAGCGAGCCGTTCGTGTGGGATGCGCTGAAACGTGCCCTGCAATCGCGCAAGCTGAAAATGGAGTCGCCGCTGGGCGAGATGGGGCGTTTCGCGACCGTCACCCTTTCGCCGCAGCATATTCCGCTACAGGTCAAAGTTGTCATCATCGGTGCCCGTCAGCTGTATTACACGCTGCAAGACCTCGATCCGGACTTCCAGGAGATGTTCCGCGTCCTGGTGGACTTCGACGAAGACATCCCGATGGTCGACGAGAGCCTTGAACAGTTCGCCCAGTTGCTCAAAACCCGTACTTCCGAAGAAGGCATGGCACCGCTGACCGCCGATGCGGTGGCGCGCCTGGCGACTTACAGCGCGCGACTGGCGGAGCATCAGGGGCGCTTGTCGGCGCGTATCGGTGATTTGTTTCAACTGGTCAGCGAGGCGGATTTCATTCGCCACCTGGCAGGCGATGAAATGACCGACGCCGGGCACATCGAGCGCGCGCTCAAGGCCAAGGCCACGCGTACCGGGCGGGTGTCGGCGCGGATTCTCGACGACATGCTGGCCGGGATCATCCTGATCGACACCGCTGGCGCGGCGGTCGGCAAGTGCAACGGCTTGACAGTGCTGGAAGTCGGCGACTCGGCCTTTGGTATACCGGCGCGGATTTCCGCCACGGTGTACCCGGGCGGCAGCGGTATCGTCGACATCGAGCGCGAGGTCAACCTCGGCCAGCCGATCCACTCCAAAGGCGTGATGATCCTTACCGGTTATCTGGGCAGCCGTTATGCCCAGGAATTTCCGCTGGCGATTTCCGCGAGCATCGCCCTGGAGCAATCCTACGGTTATGTCGATGGCGACAGTGCTTCCCTGGGCGAGGCCTGCACCCTGATCTCGGCCTTGTCGAAAACCCCGCTCAAGCAGTGCTTTGCCATCACCGGTTCGATCAACCAGTTCGGCGAAGTGCAGGCGGTCGGCGGAGTCAACGAGAAGATCGAGGGCTTCTTCCGTCTGTGCGAAGCCCGCGGGCTGACCGGCGAGCAGGGGGCAATCATTCCTCACGCCAACGTCGCCACCCTGATGCTCGACGAGAAGGTGCTGACGGCGGTGCGTGCGGGGCAGTTCCATGTCTACGCGGTCCGTCAGGCCGACGAAGCCTTGAGCTTGCTGGTCGGTGAGCCGGCCGGCGAACCGGACGAGAACGGCGAGTTCCCTGAAGGCAGCGTGAACGCGCGGGTCGTGGAGCGCCTGCGGGTTATCGCGGAAATGATCAGCGAAGATGATCTCAAGGAAGCCGAGAAGGAGTTGGCGCAAGAGGCATTGGCGGAAACCAAGCCGGCCTGA
- a CDS encoding DUF4105 domain-containing protein, whose translation MLKRLAWLALCVCAPLSAAPHVDPQRLQQLANAPFWISLGHYETAKLGGWRSYVSDRKFFLAADGNEHPEHELTATVQALYAPASAGETHAQCVYPARTRWLKEQLGLTGLPTPDCAGFKQWFKDVSPDSAVMIFPAAYLNSPSSMFGHTLLRIDQAEVKSDKTSLLSYAINFGAYIEGSDNSILYAWKGLMGGYPGLFAMVPYQEKLSEYRSLENRDLWEYRLNLTRQETARMVEHVWELKQIKFDYFFFDENCSYRLLELLQVARPGLRLTEQFPLTAIPTDTVKAVKNAGLVESIQYRPSRERELLSRAEPLNPEEQQWVLKVSADQKQLQDPAFKAQPRDRQALIIDAAYRLERYRANGQERDPARAQRSFELLRAINQNPAPELDIPQPGLPEDGHESRTWQLGLGTRGDKAFGEYGLRMAYHDLNDNNESFPLGAQIEILQLKLRQYEGNDWQVQQLDLATIRSLTPRNELLQPLSWQVTGGLERVPGKHDDQTLVSHVNGGGGGTWQLGDDLLGFALGTARIEHNNDFAAFIAPAAGFNSGLLWKNPLGNLSLEAKGDFFTNGEVRRSLSLNQQWEISRNLGLRLSAQREFSHLATAENEVMLELKWYHY comes from the coding sequence ATGCTCAAACGCCTTGCCTGGCTGGCGCTGTGTGTCTGCGCCCCGCTGTCCGCCGCGCCTCACGTCGACCCACAACGTTTGCAGCAACTGGCCAACGCCCCCTTCTGGATATCCCTGGGCCATTACGAAACCGCCAAGCTCGGCGGCTGGCGCAGCTATGTCAGCGACAGGAAGTTCTTCCTCGCCGCTGACGGCAATGAACATCCGGAACATGAACTGACGGCGACTGTACAAGCCTTGTACGCCCCGGCCAGTGCCGGTGAAACACACGCTCAATGCGTCTACCCGGCCCGCACCCGCTGGCTGAAAGAACAACTCGGCCTGACCGGCCTGCCGACACCGGACTGCGCCGGCTTCAAGCAATGGTTCAAGGACGTCTCGCCCGACAGCGCGGTGATGATCTTCCCCGCCGCATACCTGAACAGCCCGTCCTCGATGTTCGGCCATACCCTGCTGCGCATCGACCAGGCCGAAGTGAAGAGCGACAAGACTTCGCTGCTCAGCTACGCGATCAACTTCGGCGCCTACATCGAGGGCTCGGACAACAGCATCCTCTATGCCTGGAAAGGACTCATGGGCGGCTATCCCGGGCTGTTCGCGATGGTGCCCTATCAGGAAAAGCTCTCGGAATACCGCAGCCTGGAAAACCGCGACCTGTGGGAATACCGCCTGAACCTGACCCGGCAGGAAACCGCGCGCATGGTCGAGCACGTCTGGGAGCTGAAACAGATCAAGTTCGACTATTTTTTCTTCGACGAGAACTGCTCGTACCGCTTACTGGAACTGCTGCAAGTGGCCCGCCCGGGCCTGCGCCTGACCGAGCAATTCCCGCTCACCGCCATCCCGACCGACACCGTCAAAGCCGTGAAAAATGCCGGACTGGTGGAGTCCATCCAGTATCGTCCGTCCCGGGAGCGCGAGTTGCTCAGCCGCGCCGAGCCGTTGAACCCTGAAGAGCAGCAGTGGGTGCTGAAAGTCAGCGCCGATCAGAAGCAATTGCAGGACCCGGCATTCAAGGCGCAGCCGCGCGACCGTCAGGCGCTGATCATCGATGCGGCCTATCGTCTGGAGCGTTACCGCGCCAACGGCCAGGAACGCGACCCGGCGCGCGCCCAGCGCAGTTTCGAACTGCTGCGGGCAATCAACCAGAACCCGGCGCCGGAACTGGATATCCCGCAACCGGGCCTGCCTGAAGACGGTCACGAGTCCCGCACCTGGCAGCTCGGCCTTGGCACCCGTGGAGATAAAGCCTTTGGCGAGTACGGCTTGCGCATGGCTTATCACGACCTCAATGACAACAACGAAAGCTTCCCTCTTGGCGCACAGATCGAAATCCTGCAATTGAAACTGCGCCAGTACGAAGGCAATGACTGGCAAGTGCAGCAACTGGACCTGGCCACCATTCGCTCCCTGACCCCGCGTAACGAGCTGCTGCAACCGCTGTCATGGCAAGTCACCGGCGGTCTGGAGCGGGTACCGGGCAAGCATGATGACCAGACCCTTGTCAGCCACGTTAACGGCGGTGGTGGTGGCACCTGGCAACTGGGCGATGACCTGCTCGGATTTGCCCTGGGCACTGCGCGTATCGAGCACAACAACGACTTCGCCGCATTCATTGCCCCGGCCGCCGGGTTCAACAGTGGTCTGCTGTGGAAAAACCCGCTGGGCAATTTGAGCCTGGAAGCCAAGGGTGACTTTTTCACCAATGGTGAAGTGCGCCGCAGCCTGAGCCTGAATCAGCAATGGGAAATATCGCGCAATCTCGGCCTGCGTTTGAGCGCCCAGCGCGAGTTCAGCCATTTGGCGACGGCCGAGAATGAAGTGATGCTTGAACTGAAGTGGTATCACTACTGA
- a CDS encoding DUF3015 domain-containing protein encodes MKRILLGTLFTAVSINAMAQAPGGPDCGWGNMLFEGQRGTPAHFLASTTNGTSGNATFGMTSGTNGCATNASLTYGGKSWFAMNGMMNELSEDMAKGQGEALTTYAVVLGVAPEDRAHFAAVTHEHFQQIFSKADVTAEDVHTNTLAVLKADPRLAKYATQA; translated from the coding sequence ATGAAACGGATTCTTCTTGGTACTCTCTTCACCGCTGTATCCATCAATGCCATGGCGCAAGCGCCAGGCGGCCCGGATTGCGGCTGGGGCAACATGCTGTTCGAAGGCCAGCGTGGTACTCCAGCTCACTTCCTGGCATCCACCACCAACGGCACCTCCGGCAACGCAACCTTCGGGATGACCTCCGGCACCAACGGTTGCGCGACCAATGCGTCGCTGACCTATGGCGGCAAATCCTGGTTTGCCATGAATGGCATGATGAACGAGCTGTCCGAGGACATGGCCAAAGGTCAGGGCGAAGCGCTGACCACCTATGCCGTGGTACTGGGCGTGGCGCCGGAAGACCGTGCGCACTTCGCCGCAGTCACTCACGAGCACTTCCAGCAGATCTTCAGCAAGGCTGACGTGACCGCAGAAGACGTGCATACCAATACCCTGGCCGTGCTCAAAGCCGACCCTCGTCTGGCCAAGTACGCGACTCAAGCTTAA
- the gdhA gene encoding NADP-specific glutamate dehydrogenase codes for MIESVESFLARLKKRDPDQPEFHQAVEEVLRTLWPFLEANPHYLTSGILERICEPERAVVFRVSWVDDQGKVQVNRGFRIQMNSAIGPYKGGLRFHPSVNMGVLKFLAFEQTFKNSLTSLPMGGGKGGSDFDPKGKSDAEVMRFCQAFMSELYRHIGADVDVPAGDIGVGAREIGFLFGQYKRLSNQFTSVMTGKGPSYGGSLIRPEATGFGCVYFAEEMLKRRGLAVEGKHVAISGSGNVAQYAARKVMDLGGKVISLSDSEGTLYCESGLTEEQWLAVLELKNVQRGRIRELAGRFGLEFRAGELPWSLICDIALPCATQNELDAEAARTLLRNGCICVAEGANMPTTLEAVDLFIEADILFAPGKASNAGGVAVSGLEMSQNAMRLAWTGGEVDSKLHAIMQSIHHACVHYGEENGRVNYVKGANIAGFVKVADAMLAQGVV; via the coding sequence ATGATCGAATCCGTCGAATCCTTCCTTGCGCGCCTGAAAAAACGCGACCCGGATCAACCCGAATTTCACCAGGCTGTCGAAGAAGTTCTGCGTACCCTGTGGCCGTTTCTTGAAGCCAATCCGCATTACCTGACCTCCGGCATCCTGGAGCGCATCTGCGAGCCGGAGCGGGCGGTGGTGTTTCGCGTGTCGTGGGTCGACGATCAGGGCAAGGTCCAGGTCAATCGTGGTTTCCGCATCCAGATGAACAGCGCGATCGGCCCGTACAAGGGTGGCCTGCGTTTCCACCCGTCGGTGAACATGGGTGTCCTGAAATTCCTCGCCTTCGAGCAGACCTTCAAGAACTCCCTGACTTCATTGCCCATGGGCGGCGGCAAGGGCGGCTCGGACTTCGATCCCAAAGGTAAAAGCGACGCGGAAGTCATGCGTTTCTGCCAGGCCTTCATGAGCGAGTTGTACCGCCACATCGGTGCCGACGTTGACGTGCCGGCCGGGGACATCGGTGTCGGCGCGCGGGAAATCGGGTTCCTGTTCGGCCAGTACAAGCGCCTGAGCAACCAGTTCACCAGCGTGATGACCGGCAAAGGCCCAAGCTACGGCGGCAGCCTGATTCGCCCGGAAGCCACCGGTTTCGGTTGCGTGTACTTCGCCGAAGAAATGCTCAAGCGTCGCGGTCTGGCCGTGGAAGGTAAACACGTAGCGATCTCCGGCTCCGGCAACGTCGCGCAATACGCGGCGCGCAAGGTCATGGACCTGGGCGGCAAAGTGATTTCGCTGTCCGACTCCGAAGGCACGCTGTATTGCGAAAGCGGCTTGACCGAGGAGCAATGGCTGGCGGTGCTGGAACTGAAAAACGTACAGCGCGGACGCATCCGTGAACTGGCCGGCCGTTTTGGCCTGGAGTTCCGCGCCGGTGAGCTTCCGTGGAGCCTGATCTGCGACATCGCGCTGCCGTGTGCAACGCAAAACGAACTGGATGCCGAAGCTGCTCGCACCTTGCTGCGCAACGGCTGCATCTGCGTGGCCGAAGGCGCGAACATGCCGACGACCCTTGAGGCGGTGGACCTGTTCATCGAGGCCGACATTCTGTTCGCGCCGGGCAAGGCGTCCAACGCGGGTGGTGTGGCGGTGAGCGGGCTGGAGATGTCGCAGAACGCCATGCGCCTGGCATGGACCGGTGGCGAAGTGGACAGCAAGCTGCACGCGATCATGCAGTCGATTCACCACGCTTGCGTGCATTACGGTGAGGAGAATGGCCGGGTCAACTACGTCAAGGGCGCGAACATTGCCGGCTTCGTTAAAGTCGCCGATGCCATGCTCGCACAAGGTGTGGTCTAG
- a CDS encoding GreA/GreB family elongation factor, with the protein MSRAFVNEDNAAAQADQPVERQVSTQPNYVTPQGLNLLQGKVAELQTLHAEQSAKGEQADKQRLADLERDLRYFKQRLGSAQVVPAATSTEKVQIGSWVTYADEHATERRVQLVGEDQADAAHGLINWGSPLGRALLGARLNDEVLWQRPAGDQLIEVIRIEPA; encoded by the coding sequence ATGAGCCGTGCATTCGTCAATGAAGATAACGCCGCTGCGCAAGCCGATCAGCCAGTCGAACGGCAGGTCAGCACGCAGCCCAATTACGTCACGCCGCAAGGCCTGAACCTGTTGCAGGGAAAAGTCGCCGAACTGCAAACTCTGCACGCCGAACAATCGGCAAAAGGCGAGCAGGCCGACAAGCAGCGCCTGGCGGACCTCGAACGTGATTTGCGTTACTTCAAGCAGCGCCTGGGCAGCGCTCAGGTGGTACCCGCCGCGACTTCGACCGAGAAAGTGCAGATCGGCAGTTGGGTGACCTACGCCGATGAGCACGCCACCGAACGCCGGGTACAACTGGTGGGCGAAGATCAGGCCGATGCAGCACACGGCCTGATCAATTGGGGTTCACCGCTGGGACGGGCACTGCTCGGTGCCCGACTCAACGATGAAGTGCTGTGGCAGCGCCCCGCCGGGGATCAACTGATTGAGGTGATCCGTATCGAACCGGCCTAG